The following coding sequences are from one Humulus lupulus chromosome X, drHumLupu1.1, whole genome shotgun sequence window:
- the LOC133804081 gene encoding uncharacterized protein LOC133804081 → MANERDIKLSRIKERRENESLAPLKHKQKRSLQIIRDSPELEKSTHVKDKPKHILRIIEDSPEIEKLTHVKLSKSTHNKDKCTMDDELKDGASFMVYFLCILLWLCFSFLK, encoded by the exons ATGGCTAATGAAAGGGATATAAAGCTTTCAAGGATCAAAGAACGAAGAGAGAATGAGTCTCTTGCACCTTTGAAGCACAAGCAAAAGCGTAGTCTACAAATCATTAGGGATTCTCCTGAACTTGAAAAGTCAACACATGTTAAGGACAAGCCAAAGCATATACTTCGAATCATTGAGGATTCTCCTGAAATTGAAAAGTTAACGCATGTTAAG TTAAGCAAATCGacccacaacaaagacaagtgcacaatggatgatgaattgaaggatggagcaagtttcatggtttactttttgtgtatcttgctatggctttgtttttcatttttgaagtaa